In Frondihabitans sp. PAMC 28766, a genomic segment contains:
- a CDS encoding alpha/beta fold hydrolase gives MTETTTRILTPTDGVPLTLDDFAPSTPAPGAPAVLVLHGGGGPFTVRGIAQHAADTGHRALLPTLPGWNGAPRAASLTSVPAYATLLLDLLAAEGLTDVVVIGSSLGGWLTSELAAQDATRPAGEPARVGAAVVIDGAGVKIPGEDFVQFFALTPREIAEHSWHDADRFFVDPATQSPEQIAAQRANMATMGSIAGDPYMHDPSLLERLPGVQVPTLVLWGESDRVFPPSYGRAYAEAFGDARFELIAEAGHLPQLEQPERTLARLDAFVAAL, from the coding sequence ATGACCGAGACGACCACCAGAATCCTGACGCCCACCGACGGCGTCCCACTAACCCTCGACGACTTCGCGCCGTCCACCCCCGCGCCCGGCGCCCCCGCAGTGCTCGTGCTGCACGGCGGCGGCGGCCCCTTCACCGTCCGCGGCATCGCGCAGCATGCGGCCGACACCGGCCACCGCGCCCTCCTCCCCACGCTCCCCGGGTGGAACGGCGCGCCGCGCGCCGCGTCGCTGACCAGCGTCCCGGCCTACGCCACCCTCCTGCTCGACCTGCTGGCGGCCGAAGGGCTGACCGACGTCGTCGTGATCGGCTCGTCGCTCGGCGGCTGGCTCACGTCCGAGCTGGCGGCGCAGGATGCCACGCGGCCGGCCGGCGAGCCCGCTCGCGTCGGCGCCGCCGTGGTGATCGACGGCGCGGGTGTGAAGATCCCCGGCGAAGACTTCGTCCAGTTCTTCGCCCTCACCCCTCGTGAGATCGCCGAGCACTCGTGGCACGACGCCGACCGCTTCTTCGTCGACCCGGCCACGCAGTCGCCCGAGCAGATCGCCGCCCAGCGCGCGAACATGGCGACCATGGGCTCGATCGCGGGCGACCCCTACATGCACGACCCGTCGCTGCTCGAGCGCCTGCCCGGCGTCCAGGTGCCCACGCTGGTGCTTTGGGGCGAGAGCGACCGCGTCTTCCCGCCGAGCTACGGCCGCGCCTACGCCGAGGCCTTCGGCGACGCCCGCTTCGAGCTCATCGCCGAGGCCGGCCACCTGCCCCAGCTGGAGCAGCCCGAGCGCACGCTCGCCCGCCTCGACGCCTTCGTCGCCGCGCTCTAG
- a CDS encoding MarR family winged helix-turn-helix transcriptional regulator, whose amino-acid sequence MVSLLELGRAVKQAQWRHHRAMDRRLAEIGTTLTQWDALRAIARQPGASAHELAMATFQSDQAFGTLAGRLAAQDLIVRAPGSGRRVEHRLTPAGAAMLAAGTAVAERFLVGSFESLDDAERATLYDLLNRLGG is encoded by the coding sequence ATGGTCTCCCTTCTCGAACTCGGCCGCGCCGTCAAGCAGGCGCAGTGGCGCCACCACCGCGCCATGGACCGCCGGCTCGCCGAGATCGGTACGACGCTGACCCAGTGGGACGCCCTGCGTGCCATCGCCCGGCAGCCCGGCGCCTCGGCGCACGAACTGGCGATGGCCACCTTCCAGAGCGATCAGGCGTTCGGCACGCTCGCGGGGCGACTGGCGGCGCAGGATCTCATCGTGCGGGCTCCGGGGTCCGGCCGCCGGGTGGAGCACCGGCTGACGCCTGCGGGGGCGGCGATGCTGGCGGCCGGCACCGCCGTGGCCGAGCGGTTCCTCGTGGGCTCGTTCGAGTCGCTCGACGACGCCGAGCGGGCAACCCTCTACGACCTGCTGAACCGCCTGGGCGGGTAG
- a CDS encoding SIMPL domain-containing protein, whose product MTTFVVGGTATASHPAESANLHVAVTATGDDRAGVARQVSEAHAGLLADLDALGDSAPSHTSTGLVSDTIREYRQGRDEPVVQARARVSLDLVVTDFVQLGALGGRLAETELVEIDGLTWQLHPATRRALARSARFEAVQDATDRAADYAAALDVGAPLLDRLYEEGLRPGGGGGSGAFAREAMMMKSAAHDGASFDLTPPDIEVTVTISADFTA is encoded by the coding sequence ATGACGACTTTCGTGGTGGGTGGCACGGCGACCGCCTCGCATCCTGCCGAGTCGGCAAACCTGCACGTAGCCGTGACGGCCACCGGCGACGACCGAGCCGGCGTCGCGCGCCAGGTATCGGAGGCGCACGCCGGGCTGCTCGCCGACCTCGATGCGCTGGGCGACTCGGCCCCGTCGCACACGTCGACCGGCCTCGTCAGCGACACGATCCGCGAGTACCGCCAGGGCCGTGACGAGCCAGTCGTGCAGGCCCGGGCGCGCGTCTCGCTCGACCTCGTCGTCACCGACTTCGTGCAGCTCGGCGCCCTCGGCGGCCGTCTCGCCGAAACCGAGCTGGTCGAGATCGACGGCCTCACGTGGCAGCTCCACCCCGCCACGCGTCGCGCCCTGGCCCGCTCGGCGCGGTTCGAGGCGGTGCAGGATGCCACGGATCGCGCCGCCGACTACGCCGCTGCTCTCGACGTGGGCGCCCCGCTGCTCGACCGCCTGTATGAGGAGGGGCTGCGACCCGGCGGCGGTGGTGGCAGCGGTGCCTTCGCGCGGGAGGCGATGATGATGAAGTCGGCCGCCCACGACGGGGCATCGTTCGACCTCACGCCGCCCGACATCGAGGTGACGGTCACGATCTCCGCCGACTTCACCGCCTGA
- a CDS encoding alpha/beta hydrolase, with amino-acid sequence MVLIDTSAVRWSLPEDERRGKPLVVLLHGVGSHEGDLIGLAPYLSPEFAYASLRAPLPYPGAANGNGWSWYPLSQPGTPDYAPVDEAADAVLAFIDSLAGAHPAVSLLGFSQGGSLSLQLLRKRPTVFDFAVVLAGFVVPGATSSVDDAVAAARPKVFYGHGDADRVIPGDAVERTSAWLAAHTDVEENVYPGLAHGISQEELDDVNGFIARVHPA; translated from the coding sequence ATGGTCTTGATCGACACGTCCGCCGTCCGCTGGTCCCTGCCCGAAGACGAGCGGCGCGGCAAGCCCCTCGTGGTGCTGCTTCACGGTGTGGGCTCGCACGAGGGCGACCTCATCGGGCTCGCGCCGTACCTCTCGCCGGAGTTCGCGTACGCGTCGCTCCGAGCCCCACTGCCCTACCCCGGCGCAGCGAACGGCAACGGCTGGTCGTGGTACCCGCTCTCGCAGCCGGGCACCCCCGACTACGCGCCGGTCGACGAGGCGGCTGACGCCGTGCTGGCGTTCATCGACTCGCTGGCAGGAGCCCACCCCGCCGTCTCGCTGCTCGGTTTCTCGCAGGGCGGCTCGCTCTCGCTGCAACTGCTGCGCAAGCGGCCCACCGTCTTCGATTTCGCCGTGGTGCTCGCCGGCTTCGTGGTGCCCGGTGCCACGTCCTCGGTCGACGACGCCGTCGCAGCCGCGCGGCCAAAGGTCTTCTACGGGCACGGCGACGCCGACCGGGTGATACCCGGCGACGCGGTCGAGCGCACCTCGGCCTGGCTCGCCGCGCACACCGATGTCGAAGAGAACGTCTACCCGGGGCTCGCCCACGGCATCTCGCAGGAGGAGCTCGACGACGTCAACGGCTTCATCGCCCGGGTGCACCCGGCCTGA